AGAGTACTTCCTCTCACCTACTGACATACTGACTCTCTTTAACTCAATCAGACTTGATTAAGTTCTGGCATAAATGAGATTTTTATTGATACAATAGAGAATTCACCACAACCAAAGTAGATAATTTTATCTTGAGAGTGATTTCTTTTAAATACGAAAAATTTGCTATAGTATCAGCTAGACAAGATCCTGAATATTAAGTCTGTTCACCTGGATTGAGAAATGaaacatttcaaataaaatatttggtaTTAGTTGTAATCCTTAAGAATGGAGCTAGTTTGAAATGCTTCTTGTTCACAAAAGGAAAACCTCAGCTTTGGATAAAGGAATTAAAACCATATCAGAAGCTTTTTTAGAAACCACATTCATCACACCACAGTCATTtctgaaaggatttttttttttctccagattgTAAAGATCCTCTCTTCAAAGCATAGTAAAAATCTCCAAAACCGTTCCCCAATGCTCCAGGTCAGGACAGTCAAGGTCCGGGATTTTTGTTGACTCAACAGGCACGACCACCagattaacaacaacatatatatttcgagccctggtgtcacagtggatGAGAGCTTAGCTGCCAatattcagagagagagagagatcaaggcCTGGCTAAGCAGggttcagcacttggctgctaacagagatCGGAGGTCCAACCATGTGGAAATCAGCTTCCAAAAAgatcgcagccttggaaatcctatggggcagctctattctgtcctatagagtctcatgcaaatcaaaactcacTCTTCAGCAGCAGGTTTCGGTATTTTTGTTTACGTATGTATGAAAATATGCACATGCATAAGTGTACACAAAATGTTTATCTTATCATCTcagtaaatgttatttattttacaaCCAGTTTACAATGGTCTTCCATCATGGATTTAcatcacacaggaaaatcacatcagatgacaaaatggtagacaatcacacaatactggaaatcacagcctagccatgttgacacactgtagggggacacaagtcaatccgtAACAAAGACCTTTGACTGTattttttaatggggttgttTGTATATTTGTGGTTAAGTTGCAAAACTTGCTTTCCTTCTCTTTGAAATTTGGATTTTGAACCCTTATTAGATATGGCTCCTGAttcttttctcccaatctgtacattgtctcttcagtttcttgaTATCTGCACATCTTTCTTATGCACCTTATCAGTCGACTAGTAGGTAGCTATGCTAAAGGAATGAGGTCCCGGAGAAATAAAAAAGCACTCTAGAAACAGGTGCTGCATATGGAGGGAGAAGCAAGTTATTTGCTGTTCCTAAGGAAATCAAACTCCCTAAAAGGCCAGCCTCTTTCTCTTGATCAGGGTGGAAAATGTAGATAGCAAAACCCTGAAGAATTAGCTTTGCCCACCATAATAATTCAGTGCTTCTCACACTCTGGTGAACATTTGATTGTCTGCAGAATCTTTAACAATCCCCATGCCCAAGCCTCACGCAACACACAGTGAACTTCTATTTCTGGGCTGAGCACCCATGTAAATTAAAATTCACCAAGTGACTCATATGAGACAAATCAGTCCACAAGAAGTGCTTCTCACAACTTAATCTGCACATGAATCAATTGAGAATATTGCTACTTTGATGCAGTAGGGCGGGTTGCATCTGAAAGTCTGCATTTCTGGCAAATTCTAGGTCCAAGAATAAACTGTGGGTGTGGAAGTTTAGTTTACTCTCAAGTTAATCAAATGGATAAATATTATATGGAACTTTGGTGTTTAGATTATGTGCAAATAAAAATGCAGAGATAAAATGTCATATTAGTGAATTTTATTAATACTGAAGAAAATTTACAGTACAGCTTTACAGTAAAAGTTAAGAGCAAAAGATCAATAGACTGTTCCCAATAACGGTTTCCACTTAAACATTCCCACAGACTCAGTACAGGGCACTGCTTAAATGAGACAGACCCCACTGAAAGGCTCTTTAAGTCTTTCCAAAATCTAGTCACTTTCACACCAAATACACTTaattgcatagcttccagtgacATTATACTGGAATATTTACTCCCACATAACTTAGTTTCTTACAAAATAACTAAATTACAGAAACTATTATAGGCCTCTTGCATACGGTTTCTTTTATATACAATTTAATATACAAAATTAAAATAGGCAGTCTCGGCATGTCTGTCCTTCGATATTACCTAAGATTCCACCATTGCACTCACACTACATCTGAGgatgtcattcaacaaatacaccCTGCTCCCTGCATCTTTCTCCTCTTGGGTCGTTTAGTCACAACCAATTCACGTCAGGCTTAAGGCTGAGGGTCCCAACCATAGAGGTCTCAATCCCAGTCACTCTCCTTAAAAGGAGGCCAGAAGCCTCAGTAGAATCCGGGAACTGTGTCTCTCCCACTTCTCAAGAACACAAGGGCTCTCAACAAGAGTTGTAGACTActcaggagggagagagggggaagaTGTTCTGAACCTGGAGCTCCACTGTCCATTGTTCAGTCTTGTGAAGACGATTCTGAGAGGCTGTCGTGGAACATGGTTAGAAAGTGCAGGTGGAATGATAGGGCTGGTTTCAACAGTACTCAGTAGAGATGTGCTGTGTGGAGGCTGGCGGTCTATCATCCTGGTGACTTCGGGTGACCCTTTGGGTCCAAATTCAGTTGTATTGGAGAGAGGCTGGCGACTTCGCAATTTAGCTTTCTGACTGTTCTGCTGCAGGATCTGGAGGGTCGTGAGTTTCGCTTTCTTTGCAGGATTCAAGCAATTCTGTTCAGGTGTCTGGGCAGATCTTTTTCCTAGTGCCTGGATGCTGAGTGGAGAGTCCTGGCCCCTTCTACCTCTGGCAGGCTGTGGACTGGATTTTGAGATCCTATCAGGACCCTCGGCTTGTGCCTGGGGGCTGAGGACATGGCCCAGGGCAAGGGTTTTTGAGGCCGGCTGGGAAACATAATAAGCACAAGCATCACATCTGTTGTCCGTTGTCTTGGCCATGACGGTAGAGTCCTGGTCAAAGTGTTTGATTGCTGGCTGAGAAGAGCCAGTGATATCCACTTCTTCTTCTTTAGTTTGTCCATGACATGAGAAGAAACTTGGATCATGATCTTCCATAGGAGACGATGCAGGGAAGATGGATTTCTGGTCAGGTTTCCTTACATGTGGCCAGTTTCTGAGAGCAGGGTCCAGGACATATCCCGTCTTGGTAGTGTGAAAGGGCATGGGCCTGCAAGGATGCTGTGAGTGAAAACACCACAGGATATATATGAGGATTTCCTCCAAGtcgagaagaaaagaaaaatgaaccaaACATAAACGCGTGGAAGTTATCAACTTCTCTCTAACAGTAGAAGAAATACAGGCAGTCTCTTTGTATATGAAGAGCTACCCAACCTCAGTTAGGCTCAGGGGAAATAAACTACAACATCAGCTGGATATATTGTTCCCATCACACTGAAAACTATCAACTTTTGTACTATCCTTTCTTGCTTAATAATGTAGTGCAAGCCCTTTCCTACAGACTTCTATGGAGTGGACATGGCTAAAGGTGTTTTGAAGACGGATGGAGGGCTCATGTGTTTTCAAGGGATATTTGGAAACATGTAACACAACTGAAAAGATGCATATTATCCCATGTGCGAGTCTACCTCTTGGAAGGCATCTGATTCACTCACTTACACCTATGCACACAAATGCTCCCACTAGCGTGGTTTCGGTAGGCATGCAAGAAATATtacaaaaacaaagcaacaaaggGAAAATGGCCATGGAAATGTATACAAAAAATTTGGAATCCTGTGGGCCAGAATACAATTTTGAAGGCACTTGTCACAGAAGGGGaatgagagtgaagaaaatcaagcttacaaagaagaaaaatagagtGGGGAACCCGGTTGACTCACCCTTAAGTAGTCACAAGATTCTGTCGACTCCTTCCAATTTTGCTGTTGTTTCTCTTTGGGTCTCTTGGTAAATTTCTGGAGTAGAGCTTTCCTCTCATGCTCTTCTTCCCTgattggaaaacagaaaaaaacctgtTAACTGGACATGCCCCAACTTATTGTCCTAACCTAGGATTAGAATTCCAGGGGCCCAGTCCTATTCATGGTTTTGGGATGAGGGGTGTATTGAATCACTGTGATCTTTTCCAAGGCTGCCTATCCCTCACCTCAGATTCATCCTCCAAACTCATTCAGCCCCCTAGATTTTgtccattctctcctttcagtTAAAGTCTGCTGTTTTGTCCCTACCATGTGCAAACTTCCAAGATATGCCCAAACCCCTCACCTTAGTGATTGTCCGGTACTAGAATTATCTCCTGATTGTGAAGAGCTGGAGCATATTGAGCTCTTGGATATTTCTCTGTCCTTCTCTGGAGATGGCTGGGCACACACCATAGAGATGAAAACACATCATCTACTTCAATACCCAAGGACTTTCCATGTTCCTCACCTTTGTCtttgttccttctctctttccaagTTATTAAAGGGCCAAAGGGTCTGAGGCTCCTGGGGCTTCTTTGGTTCCAGGTTCTCCTTCTTCATCTTTTCTGAGCCCAAGGCCTGGGGTACTGTGGCCCCACTCCAGCACTTTATGGGGCACCTCTTACTTCTTCTTGTGTGCCCAAAGACTCTGCAGTTCTTGCACTTCCTCTGTGGGTAGAGAAGAAGGGTGCTTggtgactcagcaaaaataacagGCAGCTTTCAAAGGTCAAGATAATATCAGATTTTAATAGTTAGGTCTTGTTTTGCTGGAGGGAACATCTGCACATGGCCCGATAAGTGTAAGGAATTTCAGGAGATTACAGTCCTGCTCGTGTCAGAGCAGGGAACTGGGAGGAACAACTAGAGAGTCTAAGGATGAGGTTTTTGAGCCAGATTTCAAGAAACTGAAGAAACACTAGGCTGGAAAGGACACTAAATAGGGAGAAAGATAGCCCCTCAAAAACTATGTATGGGCTAATTAACCAGGTGAGAATGTCACAAACCAGACCAGCCTTGAATGAGAAAGAACAATTGAGATAAGAACATAGAAGGTTATATGTTCCAGCCATCTCTCTAGAATGCATGCAGCCCTTCTGGTTCCTGGGAGGTCCAAGCCTCCACTTACCCTGGGATCCTCCTCTTCTGGTTGGGGAGCCCTCTGCGCCACCGGTCCTCTCCTTTGCCTCTTCATGGTCTGGGCTTTATGGGGTCTCTGGGGCTGACGCTATGTGTAATCAACGGCCGTCTGCCTCAGCTCCGTGAAGCTTCAGGCCAGTCTTCCTCAGAAATTGATTTTTGGTTTCCTGAGTCACAagataaggaaaatattttatataaatgcagACGAAATTCCTCATGGACCTTCTTCTCCCAATGGGCATGAAGGTGCCTCTCTGCTCACTAAGTCAAACCTAAATCATTTTCCTATGCTTGCAACATGATCTCATTCTCTGCAATGATTATCTCCTCCCACAAAGGGAGCCTCCCTCAGACTAAACTCTTGACACATAATTAGTGAATTAGAATTTACACCACTGAATGCCAGATTCTGATTTTTATAGTTTAGCATAATCAACtgtattaggaaaaaaaagccaaagttTCCCCAGACTTACAAAAGGATAGAAGGCTATGGGAACACTATGTCTGTTCTTTGTCAAATGTATAGAAAAGTCTGGGAAAAAAATGTTCTATTCTTAAAAGCTAAACTTTCCACCCTTTAcatgttgcagttgagtcaattccaactcatagctacccaataggacagagtagaactgccccatagggttgccaaggaacagctggtggatgccAACTGCCCACCTCggggttagcagcccaatgcttaactacTACAATACCAAGACTTCGCCTTTTACATGAGAGGAGGCAATTTCCAATGACAAATTAACACATAAATTATTGTCTCCCCTAGTAGATTGGGACCTTCACAGTTGACGACCTGGACTGTTTTGCTTAGTGGTTTACCTTCATCATCTCACTTTATAACTTGTTTCTAATAAATGCTCAATGAATTTACATTAACTAAGAACGTACCATTGAATTATTTACTCTTTTAATTACTTTGGCAGAACTACCAGGACTCTATACCTTCTCATGCACTATCCCAGACAGGGCATTGGAATATCTTTAATTTGAAAGTGAAATCTTAATGTAATAATTAGAATTAAGAATGATGCATTTTATCAGTCTTTAAAATGCTAAGGAATATTTACCTCAACACCAAGAGTCAAACCACTGTAGATTTTCACAAGTACTATTTCTCTGAGCATTGAAaagaactaaaattaaaaaaaagaaaaaagactaacCTGAAGCCCAGCTGTCTTTGGCTGTCTGTCAACGGATCCTCAACAGATGGTCACTGGGAAG
The Loxodonta africana isolate mLoxAfr1 chromosome 21, mLoxAfr1.hap2, whole genome shotgun sequence DNA segment above includes these coding regions:
- the LOC104847300 gene encoding protein FAM90A27P-like, with product MKKENLEPKKPQEPQTLWPFNNLEREKEQRQREEEHERKALLQKFTKRPKEKQQQNWKESTESCDYLRHPCRPMPFHTTKTGYVLDPALRNWPHVRKPDQKSIFPASSPMEDHDPSFFSCHGQTKEEEVDITGSSQPAIKHFDQDSTVMAKTTDNRCDACAYYVSQPASKTLALGHVLSPQAQAEGPDRISKSSPQPARGRRGQDSPLSIQALGKRSAQTPEQNCLNPAKKAKLTTLQILQQNSQKAKLRSRQPLSNTTEFGPKGSPEVTRMIDRQPPHSTSLLSTVETSPIIPPALSNHVPRQPLRIVFTRLNNGQWSSRFRTSSPSLPPE